The following nucleotide sequence is from Acyrthosiphon pisum isolate AL4f chromosome A2, pea_aphid_22Mar2018_4r6ur, whole genome shotgun sequence.
atcttttaataggtacttagtgTTTTAGTAAGTCAATCAGAAAATAGTAGCCGACACGGCGAGTTGTGATTTGTGAACCCACCTAAAGGTCAGTACTAATTGTGGTTCTAATTTGTTTTGGCCATTCGCTACTCGCCATTTTCCTTGTTGCCCAGTCGGACATTCATCACAGCCAGGTAAAAGTAGCCACTAAAcgacaaaatagtaaataactaaataatatttaaaccagTGCTTGGTAGGTAGTTCATTAGAGAAAAAActacaactataaaatataatgacatcAGAAAaggaaactaaaaatataaaaaaaaaattgtaagcaaCTATACATTACAAACTCGCtactaatttactaattttaattattcatgtttttctGCCATGGATTTCAAATAGAACAATTAGACAACATTTTCCATCTGAATCAACAGAGTATAACCGGCATATAGGTCAATTGCAAAGAGAAACCACGTCTATCGATGAAAATCTTGAGTCAGTGTTTAGGACAATGTGGAAAACTAagtaggttataaattataattttacatgacGATTCACGTATATCTTTGAAAATGaagaagttttaatattttatgtatacctagtTGGTTTAAAAGTAGGAGCATAACTGCATAAAAATTGATGCACATAGAATATTCATATGAACTGTAAGAGCATGATTGTTTTGCCATTAATggctaaaaactaaaatagttgaAATCACTatgcattacataatattgtcaagaatacattttacacatttatcTATACTTTTTGATAGTTCAATTATCCACCTGGACTTATCTAAAATTACCAGAattgttgtataaattaatatttaaaaattaattaccaaCAGTTTGTTGATCAAGAATATGATGGACAGTATTGCAGTCAGTGAAGCAAAACATGATTACAAAAAAAGTGGTCATATGGATTCAACTCTTAAAGATCTTTATAAAACCATCTGGAAAATCAAGTACGTATAAACAAtacatcataaattcataagacataaatatttatattacggaatgcatataaatatataattttactttgagCAGTGTTTTTGACaaacttgttaaaataatgtttttactggGCAGGGTAACACATTATTTGgttaaagtatattttgtgCATACTTAATTGTGCAttgtaacttaaatttaaaaccaatattttggcaatttgaacttaaaatagataggtacaagtgtacaacaatTTCTATATATTTAGTACATAGGTATTGATTAACATTAACAATAcagaagtataataaatattaggtaattattaaatgtcacgaaaaaaattacctacacTTTTACTGTTTGTATTAcacacacatacctatataatgcttTCAATATTACCTCGTAAATTATAGCTATGTAAAGATTATTTCATCTACAAAAccacaaataatttaagtactcATCAATTTAATGATTGGTAAatcagttttaacttttattaattaattttttttttaattacacagtTACAATCATTTGTACATGTAGGTTTATACAACAATTTGTGCAGTGTAGTAGTGTATGATTATGGTTTTTAACAgcttgtacaatatttaaataaaatttaaatttaaaggttaatatttaaaatatgttattaaaaaaaagtgggtaagtggatgtcattctgccgtacaataggttacaagtgagtcactgtatgatggattgtattaaatttgaactcaatgatatcatatcattgtattcgaaaaacgattctgagcggagatggtttgtcagtttGGATATCCGTTATTTtatcttgttattatttattatagcctaagctgaaataatattatattattattattatttttttcgtttttttggtGATAAGCAAAGAGTTAGAAATTGAAATCCTGTTTTAAGTGGTATTTCGTGATTTGTcagtggtttttcctgtggcattaaataactattgagaaaatcgaaaaatgacatctttaaagtaccatcttgatccaatttggtAAAAGataagaatatacattatattgaaatcaaagcattctttctggtagaaattttgtatacagtataaaaaaaaaaataaacaccattacaAAACCATTAGTatcctcactccgctcagaatctaaaatgtaaaaagtaacTTACTAGTTATGcaaattaccaatattatgtttcattatatcaaaatcatCTCTTCGGTGATAATCTCTAATAAACATAAGAACATATACTTTTTGATAGTTCAATTATCCACCTGGACTTATCTAAAATTACCAGAATTGTtggacaaattaataattaaaaattaattacaaacagTTTTTTGATCAAGAATATGATGAACAGTATTACAGTTAGTGAAGCAAAAAATGATAGCAAAAAGAGTGGTCATATGGATTCAACTCTTAAAGATCTTTATAAAATCATCTGGAAACTCAAGTACgtagaaacaataaattatcagacataaatatttatattacggtACCGTAAGAGCGGGATACTTTGCtccaaatatatttcttttttagtttaaacctatactggctatactATAGCTTTAATAACTAAGATAAAAATTACCTGTACGcgttgttttatatgtatagatgttGAGAGGTAagaacaattcaaaaaaaatctgAATGTCATACTAAGTGACTTACTTACTTATTCCCAAAAATTTGGAgcaaagtaaaatacattacagGTTACATTTcacaatgattaaaattaccTTACTTTAATGCATATAATGACTATTGGTGTAATGTTTAGTGCTTATGTCTTAACTAATCtgaacctatacataatataatttaataatataattttttttttttagttgattaagtcttttttcaatacattttaaattaaattttaatccccCTGGATTTTGGACAGCTTTTCGTCATgagtttttgtgtttttgaaaacaaatctTTTCGTGGCATACATCTTAGAAGCGAACTAATAGATTGATGTtcgaaatgtttgaaaaaatttgtaatattaataagaacaatataaaaaaaaactacaatcaCTTATCTCAAAATCGTAATGTGCTACgattgatatcaataaatattttttttggagcaATGTTTAACCCCTGGAGTAAAGTATCCCGCTCTTACggtatactatagtatgtaattcttttttgaaataattatgaattcatGACATTGAATAGaggtagtaataaataataatattttaacaaatagtttttatactaaattttatgtttgttagatattttaattagatcATTAGGTATTCTTTAACTaacataaaacaacaatatgtttaaaaaaatatataatttttaagattacAATGATTAGCACACTAAAACTATCAATCTTGGTATTGAAtgtgataaaatttaatttgtaactatTACAAAagtctttaaatttatttaagaaatatatttccTAATGTAGCTAAACCTGATCTAACacttgtttttctattttttaagctGTCTATTAAATGACCAGTTCCGTTTACAAGCATGAATTCAGCACAaggatatttaaataacaatttgtcagttcaaaacaaaatcgttaaatggaaacattttttatttataataacttaataattttaacaaaatatacatgtataacaatttaaatgagtaatttatcaattacaattaaagtaaaGTACAAACTATGTTACATTATCTCAAAATCATCTCTTAGGTCATTATACTCAAGAACATGATTCTTGATACTTTAAATATCCacccaaataaatatttctaggTAGACTAGGTAAAACTTAattttctcataaaaaaatgttgaatcagtatttcagattctaaaatatttagataaactaCCATACATTTTGGTTATCTAAGActtttaagaaatatacaattttaattttaatttaatttaacataaatattttaaaattatattttatattaaatagagCAAACacagtacaaaaaataaatgtcaaaaaGTTCGTGACATTCCCTTTCCCCCTTAATCCGAGCTTCATAACAgacaaatttctattttaatatctaaaatatacttatatgattcttaattattcaataatttaaatttgtatgtattttttaataatgatttagttcataattacctattacattttatttgaattgacTCTAGTACTTatctgtttaatataaaatgtgtataataatacacttaaaattatattatatttgtattattgtttgtagCTATTATTCCTATTactaatacctactaatatcaGTATCAGTACCtgcctattggctatttaaatataataattatattatattaaattatgtaagaaaatataaaatatgaatatcaatgttaaggtatattattcaattttggtGTGttagttgtaattataaaatggtTGATTAAAGGggattataatatgagtatgtAAATAACATTACATTATTGAAGAATTTTTTCTGCTATATATCgtgtataggtagtaggtacatacacaaaaaaaaaacccttcAATCAATCCATATAAGATACCTACATCGGCTACATcgcttcgttcagaatctaaataataaaaatggtttacTGTTTGTAGACAATGTGTTGGAATACAGCTCCTGCCTCTTAACTTGTTcacattaaaaatgaaacatttagaATCTGTGTTTTTCCCAccaaatataagtaaatactttATGACAACCTATATATAGTTATCAGGTTTTAAATTtccatcaatatttaaataattgtaaataataagtgataacatatttacataattttacaaatattataacatatatagatacataattattacactaaatATATGTAGTTATTCATTGACTTATTTGACTTAGGTACAACATATATTTCAATTACTGCACTATAAACTAAACCGCCTCTATAATAATGGACCAAATTTCTCTGCTTTAATCTTGTTTGCTATTAAGAGgtttactgtacctatataatttattgcacacATGTGGATGTCTCTGAGTTATATATTAGCGATATATATCTTGGCACACGATgcataatttaagttatataggCAAGGCGAACAAAGGATGATTAAAgaaatattctcaaatattcTTTATTTGTAGATCATATAGTACAGCCTAACACAAGTATGTCCGGATGAAATTATGCTGGGATACACACCAGCTAAATGCTGCCAGAACTTCCACAATTATGTATACAGTCTTCCAAATATTTTGGATATATATGACCATGACCCCCACCATTTTTGTCACATGAAATTTGGAAGACTctagacataatattactatatacttattaccAAGGCTCGGAACTTTaggcatttgcatatttttctaGAAAGTGCATATTGAAATTCTGATTCAATACAAATTCGAATCATAGTacgtatatttcaaatacaaaaatttctgttgcataattttgcatatttcgttattttttgtgCGAATTCGCATATTTTaggtttaagaacattttttttgcatatttcattgattttacgaaaaaaaattttttattgataatgttgatttattttgtaaacattgcgaAATTAAAGTTGATCCCGAAAGACGATCCAGTATTACACAACACATAAGAACAGAAAAACATCGTCGCGCTATAGATCgtcaattaaatcaaaaaactcAAAACAGCCAACAACTATTAACAAATCTAACGTCGAAAACATCAACTTTTAATATGGATTTATGCAGAGCATTGATATCAGCTAATATACCACTGAATAAGTTACAAAATACAGAGTTTCGTAAATTTTTACAGTTATACACTCAAAAAGATGTTTTTAGTAGGAACTCAAGAAGATTAAAGTTTGATGACACACAGGATGACACAGCTACACATAAGGGATGCAGCgcggtacctaatataaatttgtaattttgtatgtacaatttattttgttaaataaattgcataatttcgcatattttccaattttttactgCATACTATACcgcatattttgatgttttttaacGCATATGTATGCGCatttttgagtaatttttaGCACTAAAAGTTCCGAGCCTTgcttattaggtacttatataatatctcatttatattataccaccctctataaaatataaaataagaacatAATCCTGaattatatctttatttaacatgattaataacaatacgaaatcaaattaataattatactacaatttattaacttctaaaaaatatgtatgtatacctacctacgtt
It contains:
- the LOC107885118 gene encoding uncharacterized protein LOC107885118; this translates as MTSEKETKNIKKKLTIRQHFPSESTEYNRHIGQLQRETTSIDENLESVFRTMWKTNLLIKNMMDSIAVSEAKHDYKKSGHMDSTLKDLYKTIWKINFLIKNMMNSITVSEAKNDSKKSGHMDSTLKDLYKIIWKLNCLLNDQFRLQA